From one Streptomyces sp. R41 genomic stretch:
- a CDS encoding alpha-amylase family protein → MARKTLAASFALAAGLAVSVTVPPGTAAASPPGTKDVTAVLFEWKFDSVAKECTNTLGPAGYGYVQVSPPAEHIQGSQWWTSYQPVSYKIAGRLGDATAFQNMVNTCHAAGVKVVADTVINHMSAGSGTGTGGSSYTKYNYPGLYSSYDMDDCTATISDYTNRANVQNCELVGLADLDTGEEYVRKTIAGYMNTLLGYGVDGFRIDAAKHIPAADLANIKSRLSNPSVYWKQEVIYGSGEAVQPTEYTGNGDVQEFRYAYDLKRVFNNENLAYLKNYGEGWGYMSSSVAGVFVDNHDTERNGSTLNYKDGANYTLANVFMLAYPYGAPDINSGYEWSDTDAGPPNGGTVNACWQDGWKCQHAWPEIKSMVAFRNATRGESLTNWWDNGADAIAFGRGSKGFVAINHESSSLTRTYTTSLAAGTYCNVQNNTSVTVNGSGQFTATLGSNTALAIYTGKSSC, encoded by the coding sequence ATGGCAAGGAAAACGCTTGCCGCCTCGTTCGCCCTCGCGGCGGGCCTGGCGGTCTCGGTGACCGTTCCCCCCGGTACGGCGGCGGCCTCCCCACCCGGCACCAAGGACGTCACCGCCGTCCTCTTCGAGTGGAAGTTCGACTCGGTCGCCAAGGAATGCACCAACACGCTGGGCCCGGCCGGTTACGGCTACGTCCAGGTGTCCCCGCCCGCCGAGCACATACAGGGCTCGCAGTGGTGGACCTCCTACCAGCCCGTGAGCTACAAGATCGCCGGCAGGCTCGGCGACGCCACCGCGTTCCAGAACATGGTGAACACGTGCCACGCGGCGGGCGTGAAGGTCGTGGCGGACACGGTGATCAACCACATGTCGGCCGGTTCCGGCACCGGCACGGGCGGCTCTTCGTACACGAAGTACAACTACCCGGGCCTGTACTCGTCCTACGACATGGACGACTGCACGGCGACGATCAGCGACTACACCAACCGCGCCAACGTCCAGAACTGCGAACTCGTCGGGCTCGCCGACCTGGACACCGGCGAGGAGTACGTCCGCAAGACCATCGCCGGGTACATGAACACCCTGCTCGGCTACGGCGTCGACGGCTTCCGCATCGACGCGGCCAAGCACATACCGGCGGCCGACCTCGCGAACATCAAGTCCCGGCTGAGCAATCCGTCCGTGTACTGGAAGCAGGAGGTGATCTACGGCTCGGGCGAGGCCGTCCAGCCGACCGAGTACACGGGCAACGGCGATGTCCAGGAGTTCCGGTACGCCTACGACCTCAAGCGGGTCTTTAACAACGAGAACCTCGCCTATCTGAAGAACTACGGCGAGGGCTGGGGGTACATGAGCAGCTCAGTCGCGGGCGTCTTCGTCGACAACCACGACACCGAGCGCAACGGCTCGACGCTCAACTACAAGGACGGCGCGAACTACACCCTCGCGAACGTCTTCATGCTCGCCTACCCCTACGGCGCGCCCGACATCAACTCCGGCTACGAGTGGTCCGACACGGACGCGGGCCCGCCCAACGGCGGTACGGTCAACGCCTGTTGGCAGGACGGCTGGAAGTGCCAGCACGCCTGGCCGGAGATCAAGTCGATGGTCGCCTTCCGCAACGCCACCCGCGGTGAGTCCCTCACCAACTGGTGGGACAACGGCGCCGACGCCATCGCCTTCGGTCGCGGCAGCAAGGGTTTCGTGGCCATCAACCACGAGTCCTCCTCGCTGACCCGGACGTACACCACCTCGCTCGCCGCCGGGACGTACTGCAACGTCCAGAACAACACGAGCGTCACGGTGAACGGCTCCGGCCAGTTCACGGCGACGCTGGGCTCCAACACGGCACTGGCGATCTACACGGGCAAGTCCAGCTGCTGA